In the Bacillus sp. 2205SS5-2 genome, one interval contains:
- a CDS encoding XkdX family protein — protein sequence MQQTLSIDYFATVKRYYDKLIYSRGDVALFVQYNKISVAEYEQITGEEYGGGN from the coding sequence TTGCAACAAACTTTAAGTATTGATTATTTCGCTACTGTAAAGCGTTACTATGACAAATTGATTTATTCAAGAGGGGATGTCGCATTGTTTGTCCAATATAATAAAATTTCTGTGGCTGAATACGAACAAATCACAGGAGAAGAATATGGGGGTGGGAATTAA
- a CDS encoding holin, with protein MERLKNYVLWTAVASLGGLALIDLNLVDSLDKYEVYVDKILYILVLLGVINNPSLGKGLKDKGGE; from the coding sequence ATGGAAAGATTAAAAAATTATGTGCTATGGACTGCTGTTGCATCACTTGGAGGACTTGCATTGATTGATTTAAACTTGGTGGATTCTCTTGATAAGTATGAGGTGTATGTTGATAAGATTTTATACATATTAGTTTTACTTGGAGTTATCAATAACCCTTCACTTGGCAAAGGATTGAAGGATAAAGGGGGAGAATAG
- a CDS encoding M14 family zinc carboxypeptidase — MELENIHSFTSVKQGDTKAIFELKVVDEGTPVDLNDYNPVTVIIANAKGKILELTPTLDVETGVFSFSFSEGDVTGFGDMQLEVHITDTDEKTNIVPNQGYYRFTIEKNLDSIGTTLTSYTLDYFINDVEQKKVELQSIADQAIETANNAESVADQAEDTANNVQTQLDLIVNRETDSDAMSAQAAVDANGVDKFNLKTRLDDDYNVLTEQLAHTASKAEVDSKVAQIVSGSPKGTYTTLSALQTAFPTGTTGVYVVTADGKWYYWNGTAWTAGGTYQSTGISKKSIGTDKVSFIKESSNLFNQNTVTQGIYLDLSGNVVSSPSYSMTDFIPVEVAKAYSVYGFIHFSRFDSNKQFISRSDTGGATATYTHTITSGVAFVKLSFQHGVVLNRQVNEGSTLAAYEKWFTPYIEKVNAATLSEGIVEGKHVKEKEIGFEKTNFINRSTNIFDIKTITRGFNLSSTDGSLVANSAYDTSDFIIVSPSKEYTYYGFLNVAYYDANKQFISRPLLSYSGQTLTTPSNAKYIRVHFQPNNSNKPRQINEGNTLLPYEEFYSTFKNDTGLSGLNILLKKGIIDPPDRFMIDVSVDGTYNTNETFPDYTTFGTISANDVYTMFDNLMSQYPNYITKELLGNDSIGLPIYAYYLTPALPAVDVPTKIPKLFLPCGVHGNEKASTLSTYLLIKQMCEKWNTDPLLEALRFNVKFIIIPVANPSGWNAFTRTNVNGVDINRNFPFEWVQGTSGTSTYGGSAPLSELETQYIKSVFDNHKDINFMYDFHNYHTESNGNYFLWIPTASGSYVQHMAQTLFSRLTRKWKREFAFIPENYFAGYANTKGEGMIQNYAQSIGIKYSATFEICWKWVLDTNSVPYDQNMCKTGVEALANWLLINLKEITK; from the coding sequence ATGGAATTAGAAAATATACATAGTTTTACGTCAGTCAAACAAGGTGATACAAAGGCAATTTTTGAATTGAAAGTGGTTGATGAGGGAACACCAGTTGACTTGAATGACTACAATCCAGTCACAGTTATCATCGCTAATGCGAAAGGGAAAATATTAGAGCTTACTCCAACACTCGATGTAGAAACGGGTGTTTTTTCTTTCTCATTTTCTGAGGGCGATGTTACCGGATTCGGTGATATGCAATTGGAAGTGCATATCACAGATACAGATGAAAAGACAAATATTGTTCCCAATCAAGGGTATTACCGTTTTACTATTGAGAAGAATTTAGACTCCATCGGGACAACTCTCACAAGCTACACATTAGATTATTTTATAAACGATGTGGAACAAAAGAAAGTTGAATTACAATCCATTGCTGACCAAGCAATTGAAACAGCAAATAATGCAGAGAGTGTTGCTGACCAAGCGGAAGACACTGCTAACAATGTACAAACACAACTTGATTTAATTGTGAATCGAGAAACAGATTCGGACGCTATGTCTGCTCAAGCTGCAGTAGATGCTAACGGTGTAGACAAGTTTAATTTGAAGACGAGACTCGATGACGACTACAACGTGCTTACTGAACAGTTGGCCCATACAGCGAGCAAAGCAGAAGTAGATTCAAAAGTCGCTCAAATAGTCAGCGGATCTCCAAAAGGAACATACACAACCTTATCAGCATTGCAAACCGCTTTCCCTACCGGAACAACAGGTGTATATGTTGTAACCGCTGATGGAAAATGGTATTACTGGAACGGAACGGCATGGACAGCAGGTGGGACATATCAAAGCACGGGTATTTCTAAAAAATCAATAGGTACGGACAAAGTTAGCTTTATCAAAGAATCAAGTAACTTATTTAACCAAAATACAGTTACACAAGGGATTTATTTAGATTTGAGTGGGAATGTAGTTTCTTCACCTTCTTATTCAATGACAGATTTTATTCCTGTTGAGGTAGCAAAAGCCTATTCCGTTTATGGATTTATCCATTTTAGTCGTTTCGATTCTAATAAGCAGTTTATTAGTAGAAGTGATACAGGTGGGGCAACCGCTACTTATACGCACACTATTACAAGTGGAGTAGCTTTTGTAAAACTTAGTTTTCAACATGGAGTCGTACTAAATAGACAAGTGAACGAAGGTTCTACTCTAGCAGCTTACGAGAAATGGTTCACTCCTTATATAGAAAAAGTTAATGCTGCGACTTTAAGCGAGGGAATCGTTGAAGGCAAGCACGTTAAAGAAAAAGAAATAGGCTTCGAAAAAACAAACTTCATTAATAGATCAACCAATATTTTTGACATCAAAACAATAACTAGAGGCTTTAACCTTTCAAGTACCGATGGTTCTTTGGTTGCAAATAGTGCTTATGATACATCTGATTTCATTATTGTCAGTCCTTCAAAAGAATACACTTACTATGGTTTCTTAAATGTTGCTTATTATGACGCTAATAAGCAATTTATAAGTAGACCATTGTTAAGTTATTCAGGGCAAACATTGACTACTCCATCAAATGCGAAATATATTAGAGTACATTTTCAACCTAATAATAGCAATAAACCTCGTCAGATAAATGAAGGGAACACTCTACTGCCTTACGAAGAATTTTACAGTACATTCAAGAATGATACTGGATTGTCTGGCTTAAATATTCTGCTTAAAAAAGGTATCATAGACCCCCCAGACCGTTTTATGATAGATGTGTCTGTAGATGGTACTTACAATACAAATGAGACGTTTCCTGACTATACGACTTTTGGAACGATTTCGGCTAATGATGTATATACCATGTTCGATAATCTAATGTCACAATACCCTAACTATATTACTAAAGAATTGTTAGGAAATGATTCTATCGGCTTACCAATATACGCATACTATTTAACACCTGCTCTCCCTGCTGTTGATGTGCCTACCAAAATACCAAAATTGTTTCTTCCTTGCGGAGTTCACGGAAATGAGAAGGCTTCAACATTATCTACTTATTTGTTGATTAAACAAATGTGTGAAAAGTGGAACACTGACCCACTACTTGAAGCACTCCGATTCAATGTAAAATTTATTATTATTCCTGTAGCTAACCCTAGCGGTTGGAACGCTTTTACTAGGACGAATGTAAACGGAGTAGACATAAATCGTAATTTTCCTTTTGAGTGGGTACAAGGAACATCAGGAACAAGCACCTACGGAGGTTCAGCGCCTTTAAGTGAACTGGAAACCCAATATATTAAGTCTGTGTTCGACAATCATAAAGACATAAATTTTATGTATGATTTTCATAATTACCACACTGAAAGTAACGGAAACTATTTTCTGTGGATTCCGACAGCATCTGGCTCTTATGTACAACATATGGCGCAAACCTTGTTTAGCCGATTAACAAGAAAATGGAAAAGAGAGTTTGCATTCATACCCGAAAATTATTTTGCTGGATATGCAAACACCAAAGGAGAAGGCATGATTCAAAATTATGCTCAATCAATCGGCATCAAATATTCAGCAACATTTGAAATTTGCTGGAAGTGGGTATTAGACACTAACTCCGTACCTTATGACCAAAATATGTGTAAAACAGGCGTGGAAGCATTAGCGAACTGGCTATTGATTAATCTTAAAGAAATAACAAAATAA
- the xerA gene encoding site-specific tyrosine recombinase/integron integrase: MYDGGEYLITDLVKYISTKTPIDVERTKNELSLLMSDYHTTRVEETETHPDLNDKIDLFLNTKTLEGSSTKTIKGYDLELHLFSKRITKKAENITSADIRTYLGELKGIQMSTMGRKLYVLKSFFGWLKEEEYIGRDPTAKLKAPKTKKGLPKSLKIEELEMLRESCETIRQRALVEVLYSTGCRLSEIVNLNKGDINYQEMSARVLGKGNKERLVFLSHKAMYHLSKYLNTRHDDCESLFVTLRKPYRRPKNRTVQREVDIIAENAQIKTKVSPHIFRHTFATLTLNNGAEIVAVQELLGHTSPDTTLRYARITEERKREQHKKYLVM; the protein is encoded by the coding sequence ATGTATGATGGCGGCGAATACTTAATTACTGATTTGGTAAAATACATATCTACTAAAACACCCATTGATGTGGAAAGAACAAAAAACGAACTGTCTCTTTTGATGAGCGATTATCACACAACCAGAGTCGAAGAAACAGAAACTCATCCAGACCTCAATGATAAAATTGATCTGTTTTTAAATACAAAAACACTAGAAGGTTCTAGCACGAAAACAATAAAAGGCTATGATCTAGAGCTGCACCTCTTCTCAAAGCGAATTACTAAGAAAGCCGAAAACATTACATCTGCAGATATACGTACATACTTAGGTGAATTAAAAGGCATTCAAATGAGTACAATGGGGCGCAAATTATATGTGCTAAAAAGCTTCTTCGGATGGCTAAAAGAAGAAGAGTATATTGGCCGAGATCCAACAGCTAAACTAAAAGCACCTAAAACTAAAAAAGGTTTGCCAAAATCACTAAAAATAGAAGAATTAGAGATGCTTAGAGAGTCATGTGAGACGATAAGACAAAGAGCGTTGGTTGAAGTTTTATACTCAACTGGTTGCCGATTGAGTGAAATTGTTAACTTAAATAAAGGTGATATTAATTATCAGGAAATGAGTGCGAGAGTGTTGGGGAAGGGGAACAAGGAAAGATTGGTCTTCTTGTCACATAAGGCAATGTATCACCTTAGTAAATATTTAAACACTCGTCATGACGATTGTGAGTCCTTATTTGTTACTTTGAGAAAACCTTATCGCAGACCAAAAAATAGAACAGTTCAGCGAGAAGTAGATATTATCGCAGAGAATGCTCAAATTAAAACTAAAGTAAGTCCACATATATTTAGACATACGTTCGCTACTTTAACATTAAATAATGGCGCTGAGATTGTGGCTGTTCAGGAACTTCTTGGTCACACAAGCCCTGATACTACGTTGAGATATGCACGAATCACAGAGGAAAGAAAACGAGAGCAGCATAAGAAATATTTAGTAATGTAA
- a CDS encoding ribbon-helix-helix domain-containing protein encodes MAVDKTKNKQVLVTFPNELLEKITEYWHENQIPNRNEAIRELIIEALEKEVLEKEEKSG; translated from the coding sequence ATGGCAGTAGATAAAACTAAGAACAAACAAGTGCTAGTGACCTTTCCCAATGAACTACTTGAAAAAATCACTGAGTATTGGCACGAAAACCAAATTCCGAATCGAAATGAAGCAATCAGAGAATTAATCATTGAAGCATTAGAGAAAGAAGTATTAGAAAAAGAGGAGAAATCAGGTTAA
- a CDS encoding phage tail protein gives MEVSQNGITERLLGFNKLGRTRKIGERTIRFSLFSCKENKHSFDLVQHESIITFDGDDYIVKNLKEKGKGDSFRKDVVATHSFFGLVDDFCYEVQSGSFTLVEALDYVLNGTGYTYSVEGVFYAQSFENFGDSNRHSMFVEVMKRYEAEFEVNGNHITIKKKIGRQSDFQFRYKYNIKGLSTSGSTRNLSTYIEGFGEDGLHVTYTSPNAAKIGIKHAKPIRDERFTDETELLNKLKTVLVDAPEISFSIDFIDLRNAGFPFDVPDEGDDVFLIYEPMSLDIEIRILEVDEEFDKFEKPIKTKVTLGNVRQSMSSKLASQQKKLSNMTDDTGKVKFSFLDAQVQRSTEALQSAQTEVEFSNGLILRDKNDPNLLVLLNSSGVGISRNNGQTFTEAITSEGFNLSAGAIGYLLADYIRGGTLLLGGLNNTNGKFQVQDEQGEIIADLDAERGGFSDLYVANLDSPTVVKNGGNVGTWNLYVASYSVISGFSPSDENTGNDWYSPLRTISEAMRRIPTYFSGTVNIILAGSFNEDISVTGFLGDGTINVDGETRNPSVNGRIFVAKNTVMTRINNFTHYGNNTYSNIHIADGAKARIDSVKSFGTGNTSFHLDVNWGAFVQVFDSEFYDCNKAICARYGGTVMQHNNKGHANSYGTYTYSGTVKGYGTCPIGDSATSGNDAGGITDFTFTPDGGSYTPPPPPETTKQWSSRTDSATYRLDFNYWDDDTFNNMVLQGKYAGYGLYEGCWFFGSDVKSSVQSKTIKQIRFKPTRLNQGGYSTGVQVTFRTHNYATRPSGNPSIGSTTMTANFAWGESKWITLPESFHDLFENGTAQGIAIYTSSTAGDKYAKFDENATLEITYS, from the coding sequence ATGGAAGTAAGTCAAAATGGAATAACTGAGAGACTGCTAGGTTTTAATAAACTAGGCCGTACTCGCAAAATTGGGGAGAGGACGATACGTTTCTCTCTTTTTTCATGTAAAGAAAACAAACACTCTTTCGATTTAGTACAACATGAGTCAATAATTACGTTTGATGGAGATGATTACATTGTAAAAAATCTCAAGGAAAAAGGGAAAGGGGACAGTTTTCGAAAAGATGTGGTAGCAACTCATTCATTTTTTGGATTGGTAGATGATTTTTGCTATGAAGTGCAAAGTGGCTCTTTTACACTTGTAGAAGCATTAGATTATGTATTGAATGGTACAGGATACACCTACTCTGTTGAAGGTGTGTTTTACGCTCAATCTTTTGAAAATTTTGGAGATAGTAATCGCCATTCCATGTTCGTTGAAGTGATGAAACGATATGAAGCCGAATTTGAAGTAAATGGCAATCATATAACAATAAAGAAAAAAATTGGCCGACAAAGCGATTTCCAATTTCGATATAAGTACAACATTAAAGGGTTGTCAACATCGGGGAGCACACGTAATTTAAGTACATATATAGAGGGGTTTGGAGAAGATGGACTCCATGTCACATACACTTCTCCCAACGCTGCAAAAATCGGTATAAAACATGCTAAGCCTATAAGAGACGAAAGGTTTACAGATGAAACAGAACTCTTAAACAAGTTGAAAACTGTTCTAGTTGATGCACCAGAAATATCATTTTCTATCGATTTTATCGACTTGAGAAATGCGGGATTTCCTTTCGATGTGCCTGATGAGGGCGATGATGTGTTTTTGATTTATGAGCCGATGAGTCTTGATATAGAAATAAGGATTCTTGAAGTAGATGAGGAATTTGATAAATTTGAAAAACCAATTAAAACCAAGGTGACTCTTGGGAATGTTCGTCAAAGCATGTCTTCCAAACTAGCTAGTCAGCAAAAAAAATTGAGCAACATGACGGATGATACTGGTAAGGTTAAATTTTCGTTTTTGGATGCTCAAGTACAACGATCCACAGAAGCGCTACAATCTGCTCAGACAGAGGTTGAATTTAGTAATGGTTTAATACTTAGAGATAAAAATGATCCTAATTTACTCGTACTGTTGAATTCCAGCGGCGTAGGAATTAGTCGGAATAATGGTCAAACTTTTACCGAGGCGATTACGTCTGAGGGCTTTAATTTATCGGCAGGGGCTATCGGATATCTACTAGCTGATTACATTCGTGGTGGCACACTTTTATTAGGTGGACTTAATAATACAAACGGAAAATTCCAAGTGCAAGATGAGCAAGGGGAGATTATTGCTGATTTAGATGCTGAGCGTGGTGGCTTTAGTGATTTGTATGTTGCAAATCTGGATAGTCCCACCGTAGTAAAAAATGGAGGAAATGTTGGAACTTGGAACTTATATGTTGCAAGTTATAGCGTGATTAGTGGCTTTTCGCCGTCCGATGAAAACACAGGAAATGATTGGTACAGTCCACTTCGAACAATCAGTGAAGCAATGCGCAGAATCCCGACTTATTTTAGTGGAACTGTCAATATCATCCTAGCGGGATCTTTTAATGAAGATATTAGTGTAACTGGATTTTTAGGAGATGGAACTATCAATGTGGACGGTGAGACACGGAATCCAAGCGTCAATGGGCGAATATTTGTTGCAAAAAACACAGTGATGACACGCATTAACAATTTTACTCACTATGGTAACAATACTTACTCAAACATCCACATTGCTGATGGAGCTAAAGCACGAATTGACAGCGTAAAATCATTTGGAACAGGAAACACCTCTTTTCATCTGGATGTTAACTGGGGAGCTTTTGTCCAGGTGTTTGACAGTGAGTTTTATGATTGCAACAAGGCTATTTGCGCTCGCTATGGTGGAACAGTTATGCAACATAATAACAAAGGCCATGCAAATTCGTATGGTACGTACACCTACAGTGGAACGGTGAAAGGGTACGGTACGTGTCCAATAGGTGATTCTGCAACTTCTGGGAATGATGCAGGAGGTATTACTGACTTTACTTTTACTCCGGATGGAGGGTCGTATACACCTCCACCTCCACCAGAAACAACAAAGCAATGGTCTTCAAGAACAGATTCTGCTACTTATCGCCTAGACTTTAACTACTGGGATGACGACACCTTTAACAACATGGTACTGCAAGGAAAATATGCAGGCTACGGATTATATGAAGGTTGCTGGTTTTTCGGCTCTGATGTAAAGTCATCTGTCCAAAGTAAAACAATCAAACAGATTCGATTTAAACCAACTAGATTAAATCAAGGCGGCTACTCAACGGGGGTTCAGGTGACATTTCGCACTCATAATTATGCAACCAGGCCAAGCGGAAATCCATCTATTGGGAGTACAACAATGACAGCAAATTTTGCATGGGGAGAGTCAAAATGGATCACTTTGCCAGAATCATTCCACGATTTATTTGAAAACGGAACTGCACAAGGAATAGCGATATACACATCAAGCACTGCCGGAGATAAATATGCAAAGTTCGATGAGAACGCAACGCTGGAAATAACCTACTCTTAA
- a CDS encoding DUF6236 family protein yields MKGIVVSPVEIIGKNSISVNGTIEPEKLRKYLLYWDKIDFPQSNIIGFGNSPDLEFLENAGVLKRSRFHVRGGGEVADLHLKVQLTALRKNNDTERGCWSLAQEGINFVIPTRETVLDRCIELSLYNSLPIPSIESSFEDILTFKERRNDELLEFRLLLDGIFQEILKAGDSERAIETHLHKIDRQVDAISRTMNESIGKVLWSNLKVRFDVGDLIRNTTIGAFGASQLGVSVTTGAALGLASSIKLNTEMLLKPKGIPTELKDFAYLFYANQELK; encoded by the coding sequence ATGAAAGGGATTGTAGTATCTCCAGTAGAAATCATCGGGAAGAATAGTATCTCAGTAAATGGAACAATTGAACCAGAAAAACTTAGAAAGTACCTGTTATATTGGGATAAAATAGATTTTCCTCAGAGTAATATAATAGGTTTTGGCAATTCTCCAGATTTAGAATTCTTGGAAAACGCTGGTGTATTAAAGCGATCTAGATTCCACGTAAGGGGAGGAGGAGAAGTAGCAGATTTACACTTAAAAGTTCAATTAACTGCCTTGAGAAAAAACAATGATACTGAAAGAGGATGTTGGTCATTAGCACAAGAAGGAATTAATTTTGTGATTCCAACAAGAGAAACAGTATTAGATAGGTGTATAGAGCTAAGCCTTTATAATAGTTTACCAATTCCTTCAATAGAGTCTTCATTTGAAGATATTTTAACCTTTAAAGAAAGAAGAAATGATGAATTGTTAGAGTTTCGATTGTTATTGGACGGTATATTTCAAGAGATACTTAAGGCTGGTGATTCCGAAAGAGCAATTGAGACTCATTTGCATAAAATTGATAGACAAGTTGATGCTATAAGCAGGACGATGAATGAGTCAATTGGAAAAGTTTTGTGGAGCAATCTAAAAGTGCGTTTTGATGTAGGTGATTTAATAAGGAATACGACCATCGGAGCCTTTGGAGCCTCACAATTAGGGGTATCAGTCACTACTGGCGCAGCATTAGGATTGGCGTCTTCAATAAAACTAAATACAGAGATGCTATTGAAACCTAAAGGAATTCCAACAGAATTAAAAGATTTTGCTTATTTATTTTACGCTAATCAAGAATTGAAATAA
- a CDS encoding hemolysin XhlA family protein: MEQQLIKIEAEVGQLKHDYYKDINDVKTRLAVAESNISDIKEDLSSIKTNTDWLRRSFANAGIVGIVSLVVTIAAGVTVWLLTN, translated from the coding sequence ATGGAGCAACAATTAATAAAAATCGAAGCTGAGGTTGGTCAACTTAAACACGATTACTACAAGGATATCAATGATGTTAAAACTCGTCTTGCTGTAGCGGAGTCAAACATTAGTGACATTAAAGAGGATTTGTCATCAATTAAAACAAACACTGATTGGCTAAGACGTTCCTTTGCAAACGCAGGCATTGTTGGAATCGTTAGTCTTGTTGTGACTATAGCAGCAGGTGTGACTGTATGGCTGTTAACAAACTAG